A genome region from Penicillium psychrofluorescens genome assembly, chromosome: 3 includes the following:
- a CDS encoding uncharacterized protein (ID:PFLUO_004392-T1.cds;~source:funannotate), producing MSDGPSPSPAHLETPRKGTGMEDPGAEDNNGQDSSSDEDHFSDASEGNVTKSRPQSTLASPVPRTRVERVDDGAQHGEVPGTEAYEKRGQDAVPDELEVVPEGLSSRNRSPAGSHDRPLTAGDSPIPQTMVEKVDPDEPSYGEVPGTEGYVKRRADAVPDLVTTTSEPGSHQSPTSPSHDDTASPPIPETHLSRVDTMPTEEEAPSQPQAHHQRAPSDAQPDTVETVPDVLDSAPLSTGTTLPSRGRRKSSVRGNAVGDDGAADDFDDFVEEQDDMGDDDFGDFDDGFQEPSVAEGNITPQAPRTPPSVPPLTELTDFKSTSELLDSLTSTLDSLFPASQDLSSLPPVESISDSAAIFSTERSLSLWSQLVAPPPLQPQNWVKSRIRRLFLVSLGVPVDLDEILPASKQKKLVLPSIDLEGRSRSRARKEGETSPTDTDSPRTSTGQAGAGARQKQSRRRAPTPPPDLDLSAVGRLCATTDAALGGLTDPELKLHISELEQLTQRASAVLEFWLKRRDGLVGEKEAFEGVIENLVSHVRRVRK from the exons ATGTCGGACGGGCCATCCCCTTCGCCCGCGCATCTGGAAACCCCTCGCAAAGGCACTGGGATGGAGGACCCCGGGGCGGAGGACAACAATG GACAAGACTCGAGCAGCGACGAGGACCACTTCTCAGATGCCAGCGAAGGCAACGTCACTAAATCACGCCCACAATCCACCCTCGCTTCCCCTGTCCCGCGAACTCGAGTAGAACGGGTCGACGACGGTGCCCAACACGGCGAAGTCCCGGGAACGGAGGCATACGAGAAACGGGGACAGGATGCAGTTCCGGACGAGCTTGAAGTCGTTCCGGAAGGCTTATCCAGCCGAAATCGATCACCGGCGGGGTCGCACGACAGGCCCTTGACCGCGGGGGATTCGCCTATTCCGCAAACCATGGTCGAAAAGGTTGACCCAGACGAGCCAAGCTACGGGGAAGTACCCGGCACTGAGGGATATGTGAAGCGTCGCGCGGATGCTGTGCCAGATCTTGTGACAACGACCTCCGAACCTGGCAGCCATCAATCCCCAACATCGCCAAGTCATGATGATACCGCAAGTCCTCCGATTCCCGAAACACATTTGTCACGAGTGGACACTATGCccaccgaggaagaggcccCATCACAACCGCAGGCTCACCACCAAAGAGCCCCCAGCGATGCACAGCCGGATACGGTAGAAACAGTCCCGGACGTCCTAG ATTCAGCACCCCTATCAACTGGTACCACACTGCCGAGTCGCGGACGACGCAAGTCTTCCGTGAGGGGCAACGCGGTTGGAGACGATGGAGCCGCCGATGATTTTGATGACTTCGTAGAGGAGCAGGATGACatgggagatgatgattttgGGGACTTTGACGACGGTTTCCAAGAGCCCAGCGTGGCGGAGGGCAACATAACCCCCCAAGCACCTCGCACGCCCCCTTCAGTC CCTCCTCTCACCGAGCTCACCGACTTCAAGTCCACCTCCGAACTCCTCGATTCTCTGACCAGCACTCTCGACAGCCTCTTCCCCGCCTCCCAAGACCTCAGCTCTTTGCCACCAGTTGAATCAATCTCcgactccgccgccatcttcAGCACCGAACGGTCCCTCTCACTATGGTCGCAACTCGTCGCGCCCCCGCCTCTCCAGCCACAGAACTGGGTCAAATCCCGCATCCGCCGACTCTTCTTAGTCTCACTAGGCGTTCCCGTCGACCTAGACGAGATCCTCCCCGCTTCCAAACAGAAAAAGCTCGTTCTCCCATCCATTGATCTAGAGGGGCGATCCCGCAGCCGCGCTcgcaaagaaggagagacgTCCCCAACCGACACCGACAGCCCGAGGACGTCCACGGGACAagccggtgccggtgctCGGCAGAAACAATCCCGCCGCCGTGCACCTACTCCCCCGCCAGATTTGGATCTGTCGGCTGTGGGCCGCTTGTGCGCTACTACCGATGCTGCGCTGGGCGGTCTGACTGATCCAGAGCTGAAGCTGCATAtcagcgagctggagcagctcaCGCAGCGGGCCAGCGCTGTGCTTGAGTTCTGGCTGAAGCGCAGGGATGGCCTGGTTGGTGAAAAGGAGGCCTTTGAGGGCGTCATTGAGAACCTTGTCAGTCACGTTCGGCGCGTGCGGAAGTAG